In Miscanthus floridulus cultivar M001 chromosome 5, ASM1932011v1, whole genome shotgun sequence, one genomic interval encodes:
- the LOC136451573 gene encoding histone H4: MSGRGKGGKGLGKGGAKRHRKVLRDNIQGITKPAIRRLARRGGVKRISGLIYEETRGVLKIFLENVIRDAVTYTEHARRKTVTAMDVVYALKRQGRTLYGFGG; this comes from the coding sequence ATGTCGGGGCGCGGCAAGGGCGGCAAGGGCCTGGGCAAGGGCGGCGCCAAGCGTCACCGGAAGGTGCTCCGCGACAACATCCAGGGGATCACGAAGCCGGCGATTCGGAGGCTGGCGCGGAGGGGCGGCGTGAAGCGCATCTCCGGGCTCATCTACGAGGAGACCCGCGGCGTGCTCAAGATCTTCCTCGAGAACGTCATCCGCGACGCCGTCACCTACACCGAGCACGCGCGCCGGAAGACCGTCACCGCCATGGACGTCGTCTACGCGCTCAAGCGCCAGGGTCGCACCCTCTACGGCTTCGGCGGCTAG